Proteins encoded within one genomic window of Siniperca chuatsi isolate FFG_IHB_CAS linkage group LG4, ASM2008510v1, whole genome shotgun sequence:
- the c2cd5 gene encoding C2 domain-containing protein 5 isoform X4, which translates to MPGKLKAKIVAGRHLPVMDRASDLTDAFVEVKFGNTTFKTDVCPKSLNPQWNSEWFKFEVDDEDLQDEPLQITVLDHDTYSANDAIGKVYIDIDPLLCSEAASVISGWFPIYDTIHGIRGEINVLVKVELFNDLNRFRQSSCGVKFFCTTSIPRCYRAAMVHGFVEELVVNEDPEYQWIDRIRTPRASNEARQRLISLMSGELQRKIGLKVLEMGGNAVVGYLQCFDLEGESGLVVRAIGTACTLDKLSSGSAPNTNTHMHPNTAPASNACNSPSKEGKEPVFGEDLLSYSGPPTPFRALPTSSSSPPPFSPSKPCSRQSSSSDTDLSLTPKTEEPQPVRRRPGIFLCPSSPTLSTDTLSLPGSVSVGCGYGSAPRATTPPPPFSIHSDSTLLRKSVSFTEDLLLAASGMGSGGSAGKEAGPLKTLLRQQTQTALEQREFPFFTLTSFPPGFLVHVGGVVSARSVKLLDRIHNPALGNTRSYKLLDWNSVTADEPETRDAWWEEIRQEIKSHAKALGCHAVLGYSESTSICEEVCILSASGTAAILNPRYMREGCLDIGIPDHRFEEPSPPSCGFCHIPYDELNMPFPAQLTYCYHCRRQKVPDVLFTTIDLPQEAAVTGKGCLIQARLCRLKKKAQGEVNATAISNLLPFMEYELHTQLMNKLKLRSMNALFGLHIQISVGENMLLGLASATGVYLTALPAPGGIQIAGKTPGDLSNEHHILTIQKRINDTIAKNKELYQINPPELTEEAVGSPIPEPRQRSRLFRSHSESSDELSELDLSHGKKDAFVLEIDDTDAVEDLHSLLTDAPTPTGFYSCNTEIMPGIYNWTSGVQMFTSVRVFRLSNANLTNQGLNKIFTDLCENLLKSFYFKLRSMIPCCLCNLNFTVAVPEEELIQVAVTAVAMTFDKEQTQEKPPDKPITKGCSETEEQLQFPLELCADSSSANTQPSSKISGTVSLLTPAAKLCQNQLVMVRSAGVPESTNVSSRAASVDYGSFADRCSTWLELLRLKAHTIRRGSVKTSRRTQFLAHSVSSLERSSPLPEGRSRSLHSNRSFGGSSVTVVKMTPLSFLPGTRIIKYLGIINMFFIRETTSLREEGGVSGFLHTFIAEVFAMVRAHVAALGGNAVVSYSMKECMLMENPNKNQAQCLINVSGDAVICVRETDQEPIPSMTNMGQTCTSGTDGAT; encoded by the exons ATGCCTGGGAAACTGAAGGCCAAAATTGTGGCAGGGCGCCACTTGCCCGTGATGGACAGAGCCAGTGACCTTACTGATGCTTTTGTAGAG GTTAAGTTTGGAAACACAACTTTCAAAACTGATGTCTGTCCCAAATCCCTCAATCCACAGTGGAACTCAGAATGGTTCAAATTTGAG GTTGATGATGAGGACTTGCAGGATGAGCCATTGCAGATCACAGTGTTGGACCATGACACTTACAGTGCTAACGATGCCATAGGGAAAGTTTACATTGACATTGACCCGCTGCTGTGCAGTGAGGCTGCCTCTGTCATCTCTGGCTGGTTTCCCATCTATGATACCATCCACG GTATCCGAGGGGAGATCAATGTCCTCGTCAAAGTGGAGCTTTTCAATGATTTGAACCGCTTCAGACAGTCTTCCTGTGGTGTCAAGTTCTTCTGCA CAACATCCATTCCACGGTGCTACCGGGCAGCGATGGTGCACGGGTTTGTGGAGGAACTTGTGGTGAATGAAGATCCAGAGTACCAGTGGATAGACCGTATTAGAACTCCTCGGGCCTCCAATGAGGCCCGTCAGAGGCTCATTTCTCTTATGTCTG GAGAGCTGCAGAGGAAAATAGGGCTGAAAGTACTGGAGATGGGTGGGAATGCAGTGGTGGGCTACTTGCAGTGTTTTGACTTGGAGGGAGAGTCTGGGCTGGTGGTCCGGGCCATAGGTACTGCCTGCACACTGGACAAACTCAGCTCTGGAAGCGCCcccaacaccaacacacatatGCACCCCAACACAGCCCCTGCTTCCAATGCCTGCAATTCCCCTTCTAAGGAAGGAAAGGA GCCGGTATTTGGTGAGGACCTGCTCTCGTACTCTGGCCCGCCAACCCCTTTCAGAGCCcttcccacctcctcctcctctcctccccccttctctccctccaaGCCATGCAGCCGCCAGTCCTCATCATCAGACACAGACCTCAGTTTGACGCCCAAGACGG AGGAGCCCCAGCCAGTGAGACGCAGGCCTGGGATCTTTCTCTGCCCCAGCTCCCCCACCCTCTCCACAGACACTCTGTCCCTTCCTGGTTCTGTCTCAGTGGGCTGTGGTTACGGCTCTGCCCCCAGAGCCACCACCCCGCCCCCTCCCTTCTCCATCCACTCAGACTCTACCTTGCTGAGAAAGAGCGTGTCCTTCACTGAGGACCTGCTGCTGGCAGCCTCCG GAATGGGCAGTGGGGGCAGCGCCGGGAAGGAGGCAGGGCCTTTGAAGACCCTGCTCAGACAGCAGACGCAGACGGCTCTCGAGCAGAGG gAGTTCCCCTTCTTCACCTTGACGTCTTTCCCACCTGGTTTTCTGGTTCATGTCGGTGGAGTGGTCAGCGCTCGCTCTGTCAAACTACTGGACCGTATACACAACCCTG CCTTGGGTAACACGCGCTCATACAAACTGCTAGACTGGAATAGTGTCACTGCAG aTGAGCCAGAGACTCGTGATGCCTGGTGGGAGGAGATTCGCCAGGAGATCAAATCTCATGCCAAAGCTCTTGGTTGCCATGCTGTTTTGGGGTACAGTGAGAGCACTAGCATCTG TGAGGAGGTGTGTATCCTGTCAGCATCAGGCACAGCAGCCATCCTGAATCCTCGGTATATGCGTGAAGGCTGCCTAGACATCGGAATCCCCGACCACAG GTTTGAGGAGCCGTCTCCCCCGAGCTGTGGCTTCTGTCACATCCCGTATGATGAGCTCAACATGCCCTTTCCCGCCCAGCTCACCTACTGTTACCACTGCAGACGACAAAAG GTTCCTGATGTACTGTTCACAACAATCGACCTGCCACAAGAAGCAGCTGTCACAGGCAAGGGATGCCTTATCCAGGCCAG ACTGTGTCGTCTAAAAAAGAAGGCCCAGGGTGAAGTGAATGCGACAGCCATCTCCAACCTGCTGCCTTTTATGGAATATGAGCTGCACACTCAGCTGATGAACAAACTGAAGCTGCGGAGCATGAATGCTCTGTTTGGCTTACACATACAGATCAGTGTCGGAGAGAACATGCTCCTGGGTCTGGCT tctgCTACAGGAGTGTACCTGACAGCCCTGCCGGCACCAGGGGGCATCCAGATTGCGGGGAAGACTCCTGGTGACCTGAGCAATGAGCACCACATCCTCACGATCCAGAAAAGGATCAATGACACCATAGCCAAGAACAAAGAGCTCTATCAAATAAACCCTCCg GAGCTGACGGAGGAAGCGGTGGGTTCTCCGATTCCTGAGCCGAGGCAACGATCCAGACTTTTCCGCTCCCACTCAGAAAGCTCAGACGAACTGTCAGAACTGGACCTCTCCCATGGCAAGAAGGATGCCTTCGTCCTGGAG ATTGATGACACTGATGCTGTGGAGGACCTCCACTCCCTCCTTACTGATGCCCCTACCCCCACAG GTTTCTACAGCTGCAACACTGAAATCATGCCTGGGATTTACAACTGGACTTCAGGAGTTCAG ATGTTTACATCAGTGAGGGTCTTTAGGTTGAGTAATGCCAATCTTACTAACCAAGGCTTGAACAAGATCTTCACTGACCTATGTGAGAATCTTCTAAAG AGTTTTTACTTCAAGTTGCGCTCTATGATCCCCTGCTGTCTTTGTAATCTCAACTTCACCGTAGCAGTGCCAGAAGAAGAACTCATACAG gTCGCAGTGACAGCGGttgccatgacatttgacaAAGAGCAGACTCAGGAGAAGCCACCAGACAAGCCCATCACCAAAG GATGCAGTGAGACTGAAGAGCAGCTGCAGTTTCCCTTGGAGTTGTGCGCAGACTCGTCATCCGCCAACACTCAGCCATCATCCAAAATCTCAG GTACAGTCTCTTTACTCACCCCAGCTGCAAAACTCTGCCAAAATCAGCTGGTTATGGTTCGTTCAGCAG gTGTCCCAGAGAGTACCAATGTCTCATCCAGAG CTGCCTCCGTTGATTACGGTTCCTTTGCAGACAGATGCAGTACCTGGCTAGAGCTGCTTAGGCTGAAAGCTCACACCATAAGACGAGGATCAGTTAAGACAAGTAGGAGGACACAGTTTCTAGCACACTCTG TCTCATCTTTGGAGCGCTCCAGTCCACTGCCTGAGGGACGATCCCGCTCGCTGCACTCCAACCGCTCATTTGGGGGCAGTTCAGTCACCGTGGTGAAGATGACGCCGCTCTCCTTCCTCCCTGGGACACGCATCATTAAATACCTTGGGAtcatcaacatgttttttatcAGAGAGACAACATCATTACGGGAG GAAGGTGGTGTCAGTGGCTTCCTCCATACATTCATAGCAGAGGTGTTTGCGATGGTTCGAGCCCATGTAGCAGCCCTGGGTGGCAATGCAGTAGTGTCCTACAGCATGAAAGAGTGTATGTTAATGGAAAATCCAAACAAGAACCAG GCTCAGTGTCTCATTAATGTGAGTGGTGATGCAGTCATCTGTGTCAGGGAAACGGACCAGGAGCCCATTCCCTCAATGACAAATATGGGACAGACCTGCACTAGCGGAACAGATGGGGCTACATGA
- the c2cd5 gene encoding C2 domain-containing protein 5 isoform X25 gives MPGKLKAKIVAGRHLPVMDRASDLTDAFVEVKFGNTTFKTDVCPKSLNPQWNSEWFKFEVDDEDLQDEPLQITVLDHDTYSANDAIGKVYIDIDPLLCSEAASVISGWFPIYDTIHGIRGEINVLVKVELFNDLNRFRQSSCGVKFFCTTSIPRCYRAAMVHGFVEELVVNEDPEYQWIDRIRTPRASNEARQRLISLMSGELQRKIGLKVLEMGGNAVVGYLQCFDLEGESGLVVRAIGTACTLDKLSSGSAPNTNTHMHPNTAPASNACNSPSKEGKEPVFGEDLLSYSGPPTPFRALPTSSSSPPPFSPSKPCSRQSSSSDTDLSLTPKTGMGSGGSAGKEAGPLKTLLRQQTQTALEQREFPFFTLTSFPPGFLVHVGGVVSARSVKLLDRIHNPDEPETRDAWWEEIRQEIKSHAKALGCHAVLGYSESTSICEEVCILSASGTAAILNPRYMREGCLDIGIPDHRFEEPSPPSCGFCHIPYDELNMPFPAQLTYCYHCRRQKVPDVLFTTIDLPQEAAVTGKGCLIQARLCRLKKKAQGEVNATAISNLLPFMEYELHTQLMNKLKLRSMNALFGLHIQISVGENMLLGLASATGVYLTALPAPGGIQIAGKTPGDLSNEHHILTIQKRINDTIAKNKELYQINPPELTEEAVGSPIPEPRQRSRLFRSHSESSDELSELDLSHGKKDAFVLEIDDTDAVEDLHSLLTDAPTPTGFYSCNTEIMPGIYNWTSGVQMFTSVRVFRLSNANLTNQGLNKIFTDLCENLLKSFYFKLRSMIPCCLCNLNFTVAVPEEELIQVAVTAVAMTFDKEQTQEKPPDKPITKGCSETEEQLQFPLELCADSSSANTQPSSKISGTVSLLTPAAKLCQNQLVMVRSAGVPESTNVSSRAASVDYGSFADRCSTWLELLRLKAHTIRRGSVKTISSLERSSPLPEGRSRSLHSNRSFGGSSVTVVKMTPLSFLPGTRIIKYLGIINMFFIRETTSLREEGGVSGFLHTFIAEVFAMVRAHVAALGGNAVVSYSMKECMLMENPNKNQAQCLINVSGDAVICVRETDQEPIPSMTNMGQTCTSGTDGAT, from the exons ATGCCTGGGAAACTGAAGGCCAAAATTGTGGCAGGGCGCCACTTGCCCGTGATGGACAGAGCCAGTGACCTTACTGATGCTTTTGTAGAG GTTAAGTTTGGAAACACAACTTTCAAAACTGATGTCTGTCCCAAATCCCTCAATCCACAGTGGAACTCAGAATGGTTCAAATTTGAG GTTGATGATGAGGACTTGCAGGATGAGCCATTGCAGATCACAGTGTTGGACCATGACACTTACAGTGCTAACGATGCCATAGGGAAAGTTTACATTGACATTGACCCGCTGCTGTGCAGTGAGGCTGCCTCTGTCATCTCTGGCTGGTTTCCCATCTATGATACCATCCACG GTATCCGAGGGGAGATCAATGTCCTCGTCAAAGTGGAGCTTTTCAATGATTTGAACCGCTTCAGACAGTCTTCCTGTGGTGTCAAGTTCTTCTGCA CAACATCCATTCCACGGTGCTACCGGGCAGCGATGGTGCACGGGTTTGTGGAGGAACTTGTGGTGAATGAAGATCCAGAGTACCAGTGGATAGACCGTATTAGAACTCCTCGGGCCTCCAATGAGGCCCGTCAGAGGCTCATTTCTCTTATGTCTG GAGAGCTGCAGAGGAAAATAGGGCTGAAAGTACTGGAGATGGGTGGGAATGCAGTGGTGGGCTACTTGCAGTGTTTTGACTTGGAGGGAGAGTCTGGGCTGGTGGTCCGGGCCATAGGTACTGCCTGCACACTGGACAAACTCAGCTCTGGAAGCGCCcccaacaccaacacacatatGCACCCCAACACAGCCCCTGCTTCCAATGCCTGCAATTCCCCTTCTAAGGAAGGAAAGGA GCCGGTATTTGGTGAGGACCTGCTCTCGTACTCTGGCCCGCCAACCCCTTTCAGAGCCcttcccacctcctcctcctctcctccccccttctctccctccaaGCCATGCAGCCGCCAGTCCTCATCATCAGACACAGACCTCAGTTTGACGCCCAAGACGG GAATGGGCAGTGGGGGCAGCGCCGGGAAGGAGGCAGGGCCTTTGAAGACCCTGCTCAGACAGCAGACGCAGACGGCTCTCGAGCAGAGG gAGTTCCCCTTCTTCACCTTGACGTCTTTCCCACCTGGTTTTCTGGTTCATGTCGGTGGAGTGGTCAGCGCTCGCTCTGTCAAACTACTGGACCGTATACACAACCCTG aTGAGCCAGAGACTCGTGATGCCTGGTGGGAGGAGATTCGCCAGGAGATCAAATCTCATGCCAAAGCTCTTGGTTGCCATGCTGTTTTGGGGTACAGTGAGAGCACTAGCATCTG TGAGGAGGTGTGTATCCTGTCAGCATCAGGCACAGCAGCCATCCTGAATCCTCGGTATATGCGTGAAGGCTGCCTAGACATCGGAATCCCCGACCACAG GTTTGAGGAGCCGTCTCCCCCGAGCTGTGGCTTCTGTCACATCCCGTATGATGAGCTCAACATGCCCTTTCCCGCCCAGCTCACCTACTGTTACCACTGCAGACGACAAAAG GTTCCTGATGTACTGTTCACAACAATCGACCTGCCACAAGAAGCAGCTGTCACAGGCAAGGGATGCCTTATCCAGGCCAG ACTGTGTCGTCTAAAAAAGAAGGCCCAGGGTGAAGTGAATGCGACAGCCATCTCCAACCTGCTGCCTTTTATGGAATATGAGCTGCACACTCAGCTGATGAACAAACTGAAGCTGCGGAGCATGAATGCTCTGTTTGGCTTACACATACAGATCAGTGTCGGAGAGAACATGCTCCTGGGTCTGGCT tctgCTACAGGAGTGTACCTGACAGCCCTGCCGGCACCAGGGGGCATCCAGATTGCGGGGAAGACTCCTGGTGACCTGAGCAATGAGCACCACATCCTCACGATCCAGAAAAGGATCAATGACACCATAGCCAAGAACAAAGAGCTCTATCAAATAAACCCTCCg GAGCTGACGGAGGAAGCGGTGGGTTCTCCGATTCCTGAGCCGAGGCAACGATCCAGACTTTTCCGCTCCCACTCAGAAAGCTCAGACGAACTGTCAGAACTGGACCTCTCCCATGGCAAGAAGGATGCCTTCGTCCTGGAG ATTGATGACACTGATGCTGTGGAGGACCTCCACTCCCTCCTTACTGATGCCCCTACCCCCACAG GTTTCTACAGCTGCAACACTGAAATCATGCCTGGGATTTACAACTGGACTTCAGGAGTTCAG ATGTTTACATCAGTGAGGGTCTTTAGGTTGAGTAATGCCAATCTTACTAACCAAGGCTTGAACAAGATCTTCACTGACCTATGTGAGAATCTTCTAAAG AGTTTTTACTTCAAGTTGCGCTCTATGATCCCCTGCTGTCTTTGTAATCTCAACTTCACCGTAGCAGTGCCAGAAGAAGAACTCATACAG gTCGCAGTGACAGCGGttgccatgacatttgacaAAGAGCAGACTCAGGAGAAGCCACCAGACAAGCCCATCACCAAAG GATGCAGTGAGACTGAAGAGCAGCTGCAGTTTCCCTTGGAGTTGTGCGCAGACTCGTCATCCGCCAACACTCAGCCATCATCCAAAATCTCAG GTACAGTCTCTTTACTCACCCCAGCTGCAAAACTCTGCCAAAATCAGCTGGTTATGGTTCGTTCAGCAG gTGTCCCAGAGAGTACCAATGTCTCATCCAGAG CTGCCTCCGTTGATTACGGTTCCTTTGCAGACAGATGCAGTACCTGGCTAGAGCTGCTTAGGCTGAAAGCTCACACCATAAGACGAGGATCAGTTAAGACAA TCTCATCTTTGGAGCGCTCCAGTCCACTGCCTGAGGGACGATCCCGCTCGCTGCACTCCAACCGCTCATTTGGGGGCAGTTCAGTCACCGTGGTGAAGATGACGCCGCTCTCCTTCCTCCCTGGGACACGCATCATTAAATACCTTGGGAtcatcaacatgttttttatcAGAGAGACAACATCATTACGGGAG GAAGGTGGTGTCAGTGGCTTCCTCCATACATTCATAGCAGAGGTGTTTGCGATGGTTCGAGCCCATGTAGCAGCCCTGGGTGGCAATGCAGTAGTGTCCTACAGCATGAAAGAGTGTATGTTAATGGAAAATCCAAACAAGAACCAG GCTCAGTGTCTCATTAATGTGAGTGGTGATGCAGTCATCTGTGTCAGGGAAACGGACCAGGAGCCCATTCCCTCAATGACAAATATGGGACAGACCTGCACTAGCGGAACAGATGGGGCTACATGA
- the c2cd5 gene encoding C2 domain-containing protein 5 isoform X7, with translation MPGKLKAKIVAGRHLPVMDRASDLTDAFVEVKFGNTTFKTDVCPKSLNPQWNSEWFKFEVDDEDLQDEPLQITVLDHDTYSANDAIGKVYIDIDPLLCSEAASVISGWFPIYDTIHGIRGEINVLVKVELFNDLNRFRQSSCGVKFFCTTSIPRCYRAAMVHGFVEELVVNEDPEYQWIDRIRTPRASNEARQRLISLMSGELQRKIGLKVLEMGGNAVVGYLQCFDLEGESGLVVRAIGTACTLDKLSSGSAPNTNTHMHPNTAPASNACNSPSKEGKEPVFGEDLLSYSGPPTPFRALPTSSSSPPPFSPSKPCSRQSSSSDTDLSLTPKTEEPQPVRRRPGIFLCPSSPTLSTDTLSLPGSVSVGCGYGSAPRATTPPPPFSIHSDSTLLRKSVSFTEDLLLAASGMGSGGSAGKEAGPLKTLLRQQTQTALEQREFPFFTLTSFPPGFLVHVGGVVSARSVKLLDRIHNPALGNTRSYKLLDWNSVTADEPETRDAWWEEIRQEIKSHAKALGCHAVLGYSESTSICEEVCILSASGTAAILNPRYMREGCLDIGIPDHRFEEPSPPSCGFCHIPYDELNMPFPAQLTYCYHCRRQKVPDVLFTTIDLPQEAAVTGKGCLIQARLCRLKKKAQGEVNATAISNLLPFMEYELHTQLMNKLKLRSMNALFGLHIQISVGENMLLGLASATGVYLTALPAPGGIQIAGKTPGDLSNEHHILTIQKRINDTIAKNKELYQINPPKLFALDPEVFCGINMELTEEAVGSPIPEPRQRSRLFRSHSESSDELSELDLSHGKKDAFVLEIDDTDAVEDLHSLLTDAPTPTGFYSCNTEIMPGIYNWTSGVQMFTSVRVFRLSNANLTNQGLNKIFTDLCENLLKSFYFKLRSMIPCCLCNLNFTVAVPEEELIQVAVTAVAMTFDKEQTQEKPPDKPITKGCSETEEQLQFPLELCADSSSANTQPSSKISGVPESTNVSSRAASVDYGSFADRCSTWLELLRLKAHTIRRGSVKTSRRTQFLAHSVSSLERSSPLPEGRSRSLHSNRSFGGSSVTVVKMTPLSFLPGTRIIKYLGIINMFFIRETTSLREEGGVSGFLHTFIAEVFAMVRAHVAALGGNAVVSYSMKECMLMENPNKNQAQCLINVSGDAVICVRETDQEPIPSMTNMGQTCTSGTDGAT, from the exons ATGCCTGGGAAACTGAAGGCCAAAATTGTGGCAGGGCGCCACTTGCCCGTGATGGACAGAGCCAGTGACCTTACTGATGCTTTTGTAGAG GTTAAGTTTGGAAACACAACTTTCAAAACTGATGTCTGTCCCAAATCCCTCAATCCACAGTGGAACTCAGAATGGTTCAAATTTGAG GTTGATGATGAGGACTTGCAGGATGAGCCATTGCAGATCACAGTGTTGGACCATGACACTTACAGTGCTAACGATGCCATAGGGAAAGTTTACATTGACATTGACCCGCTGCTGTGCAGTGAGGCTGCCTCTGTCATCTCTGGCTGGTTTCCCATCTATGATACCATCCACG GTATCCGAGGGGAGATCAATGTCCTCGTCAAAGTGGAGCTTTTCAATGATTTGAACCGCTTCAGACAGTCTTCCTGTGGTGTCAAGTTCTTCTGCA CAACATCCATTCCACGGTGCTACCGGGCAGCGATGGTGCACGGGTTTGTGGAGGAACTTGTGGTGAATGAAGATCCAGAGTACCAGTGGATAGACCGTATTAGAACTCCTCGGGCCTCCAATGAGGCCCGTCAGAGGCTCATTTCTCTTATGTCTG GAGAGCTGCAGAGGAAAATAGGGCTGAAAGTACTGGAGATGGGTGGGAATGCAGTGGTGGGCTACTTGCAGTGTTTTGACTTGGAGGGAGAGTCTGGGCTGGTGGTCCGGGCCATAGGTACTGCCTGCACACTGGACAAACTCAGCTCTGGAAGCGCCcccaacaccaacacacatatGCACCCCAACACAGCCCCTGCTTCCAATGCCTGCAATTCCCCTTCTAAGGAAGGAAAGGA GCCGGTATTTGGTGAGGACCTGCTCTCGTACTCTGGCCCGCCAACCCCTTTCAGAGCCcttcccacctcctcctcctctcctccccccttctctccctccaaGCCATGCAGCCGCCAGTCCTCATCATCAGACACAGACCTCAGTTTGACGCCCAAGACGG AGGAGCCCCAGCCAGTGAGACGCAGGCCTGGGATCTTTCTCTGCCCCAGCTCCCCCACCCTCTCCACAGACACTCTGTCCCTTCCTGGTTCTGTCTCAGTGGGCTGTGGTTACGGCTCTGCCCCCAGAGCCACCACCCCGCCCCCTCCCTTCTCCATCCACTCAGACTCTACCTTGCTGAGAAAGAGCGTGTCCTTCACTGAGGACCTGCTGCTGGCAGCCTCCG GAATGGGCAGTGGGGGCAGCGCCGGGAAGGAGGCAGGGCCTTTGAAGACCCTGCTCAGACAGCAGACGCAGACGGCTCTCGAGCAGAGG gAGTTCCCCTTCTTCACCTTGACGTCTTTCCCACCTGGTTTTCTGGTTCATGTCGGTGGAGTGGTCAGCGCTCGCTCTGTCAAACTACTGGACCGTATACACAACCCTG CCTTGGGTAACACGCGCTCATACAAACTGCTAGACTGGAATAGTGTCACTGCAG aTGAGCCAGAGACTCGTGATGCCTGGTGGGAGGAGATTCGCCAGGAGATCAAATCTCATGCCAAAGCTCTTGGTTGCCATGCTGTTTTGGGGTACAGTGAGAGCACTAGCATCTG TGAGGAGGTGTGTATCCTGTCAGCATCAGGCACAGCAGCCATCCTGAATCCTCGGTATATGCGTGAAGGCTGCCTAGACATCGGAATCCCCGACCACAG GTTTGAGGAGCCGTCTCCCCCGAGCTGTGGCTTCTGTCACATCCCGTATGATGAGCTCAACATGCCCTTTCCCGCCCAGCTCACCTACTGTTACCACTGCAGACGACAAAAG GTTCCTGATGTACTGTTCACAACAATCGACCTGCCACAAGAAGCAGCTGTCACAGGCAAGGGATGCCTTATCCAGGCCAG ACTGTGTCGTCTAAAAAAGAAGGCCCAGGGTGAAGTGAATGCGACAGCCATCTCCAACCTGCTGCCTTTTATGGAATATGAGCTGCACACTCAGCTGATGAACAAACTGAAGCTGCGGAGCATGAATGCTCTGTTTGGCTTACACATACAGATCAGTGTCGGAGAGAACATGCTCCTGGGTCTGGCT tctgCTACAGGAGTGTACCTGACAGCCCTGCCGGCACCAGGGGGCATCCAGATTGCGGGGAAGACTCCTGGTGACCTGAGCAATGAGCACCACATCCTCACGATCCAGAAAAGGATCAATGACACCATAGCCAAGAACAAAGAGCTCTATCAAATAAACCCTCCg AAATTATTTGCCCTGGACCCTGAGGTGTTCTGCGGCATAAACATG GAGCTGACGGAGGAAGCGGTGGGTTCTCCGATTCCTGAGCCGAGGCAACGATCCAGACTTTTCCGCTCCCACTCAGAAAGCTCAGACGAACTGTCAGAACTGGACCTCTCCCATGGCAAGAAGGATGCCTTCGTCCTGGAG ATTGATGACACTGATGCTGTGGAGGACCTCCACTCCCTCCTTACTGATGCCCCTACCCCCACAG GTTTCTACAGCTGCAACACTGAAATCATGCCTGGGATTTACAACTGGACTTCAGGAGTTCAG ATGTTTACATCAGTGAGGGTCTTTAGGTTGAGTAATGCCAATCTTACTAACCAAGGCTTGAACAAGATCTTCACTGACCTATGTGAGAATCTTCTAAAG AGTTTTTACTTCAAGTTGCGCTCTATGATCCCCTGCTGTCTTTGTAATCTCAACTTCACCGTAGCAGTGCCAGAAGAAGAACTCATACAG gTCGCAGTGACAGCGGttgccatgacatttgacaAAGAGCAGACTCAGGAGAAGCCACCAGACAAGCCCATCACCAAAG GATGCAGTGAGACTGAAGAGCAGCTGCAGTTTCCCTTGGAGTTGTGCGCAGACTCGTCATCCGCCAACACTCAGCCATCATCCAAAATCTCAG gTGTCCCAGAGAGTACCAATGTCTCATCCAGAG CTGCCTCCGTTGATTACGGTTCCTTTGCAGACAGATGCAGTACCTGGCTAGAGCTGCTTAGGCTGAAAGCTCACACCATAAGACGAGGATCAGTTAAGACAAGTAGGAGGACACAGTTTCTAGCACACTCTG TCTCATCTTTGGAGCGCTCCAGTCCACTGCCTGAGGGACGATCCCGCTCGCTGCACTCCAACCGCTCATTTGGGGGCAGTTCAGTCACCGTGGTGAAGATGACGCCGCTCTCCTTCCTCCCTGGGACACGCATCATTAAATACCTTGGGAtcatcaacatgttttttatcAGAGAGACAACATCATTACGGGAG GAAGGTGGTGTCAGTGGCTTCCTCCATACATTCATAGCAGAGGTGTTTGCGATGGTTCGAGCCCATGTAGCAGCCCTGGGTGGCAATGCAGTAGTGTCCTACAGCATGAAAGAGTGTATGTTAATGGAAAATCCAAACAAGAACCAG GCTCAGTGTCTCATTAATGTGAGTGGTGATGCAGTCATCTGTGTCAGGGAAACGGACCAGGAGCCCATTCCCTCAATGACAAATATGGGACAGACCTGCACTAGCGGAACAGATGGGGCTACATGA